One part of the Trichoplusia ni isolate ovarian cell line Hi5 chromosome 2, tn1, whole genome shotgun sequence genome encodes these proteins:
- the LOC113501040 gene encoding uncharacterized protein LOC113501040 yields MSRLLWSVSKLVNDPSTALFNEIRQRIFRKNEDGTSIEGESPDLAIANNDFNMLQLLDRTLPSTSHKFREEENEPRSRHVQVGSGTLHHRQVSIQCRRSVHGMLHKSTSIQQIRRSDRGTGGSRTVIKIDASTMPKKLKVCKQHLEVISALQNWPTEEKSKSEIEIKVSKIEQIKSALYRFVHSLKIEKIQCIPPYRSPEKEEIKLYRCPSISLESQKKTRRRRSRTRKLDKPTTLKGVAQT; encoded by the coding sequence atgtcgCGGCTTTTGTGGAGTGTAAGTAAATTAGTGAATGACCCATCCACAgcactttttaatgaaatacgACAGCGCATATTTAGGAAAAATGAGGATGGCACTTCTATCGAGGGAGAAAGCCCGGATTTGGCGATAGCAAATAACGATTTCAATATGCTTCAATTGCTTGATAGAACCTTGCCTTCGACGTCCCACAAATTTCGAGAAGAGGAAAATGAACCACGTAGCAGACACGTACAAGTTGGAAGCGGTACTCTGCACCATCGGCAAGTGTCAATCCAATGCCGGAGATCTGTACATGGAATGTTACATAAGTCTACGAGCATCCAACAGATACGTCGGTCAGACCGTGGCACGGGTGGTTCGCGAACAGTCATAAAAATAGATGCATCTACTATGCCTAAAAAACTAAAAGTGTGCAAGCAACATCTCGAAGTAATTTCTGCTCTTCAAAATTGGCCAACCGAGGAAAAAAGCAAATCGGAAATTGAAATAAAGGTTAGCAAAATAGAACAAATAAAATCCGCGTTGTATCGGTTCGTGCATTCGCTGAAAATAGAGAAAATACAATGCATACCTCCATACCGGTCCccagaaaaagaagaaataaaattatacagatGTCCTAGCATCAGTTTAGAGAGTCAAAAGAAGACACGTCGAAGAAGAAGTAGAACACGAAAATTAGATAAACCAACTACTTTGAAAGGTGTTGCGCAAACGTAA